A DNA window from Lujinxingia litoralis contains the following coding sequences:
- a CDS encoding RNA polymerase sigma factor — protein sequence MLLAAIKSLLGRPRRRPPRDASPGELSDEELMRRYATGDSQAFSTLVTRHQTPLYNFILRSCRRPDLAEELLQETFLRIVKSATSYAPDAKFTTWAYTIARNLCIDHARKHQRATTLSLQRPLGQDDGATHQDVLPDLNARSATVNHERQVFRDRLDHALQQLPEDQREVFLLREISGLKFREIATLLDCPEPTIKSRMRYALESLRGELAEFRQESFDADEAGEVLP from the coding sequence ATGCTCCTCGCTGCCATCAAGTCTCTGCTCGGTCGACCGCGCAGACGCCCCCCCCGGGACGCCTCTCCCGGAGAGCTCAGCGACGAAGAGCTGATGCGCCGCTACGCCACCGGCGACTCCCAGGCCTTCTCCACCCTGGTCACCCGCCACCAGACTCCGCTCTACAACTTCATCCTGCGCAGCTGCCGCCGTCCCGACCTCGCCGAAGAACTCCTCCAGGAGACCTTTCTGCGCATCGTCAAAAGCGCAACCTCCTACGCTCCCGACGCCAAATTTACGACCTGGGCCTACACCATCGCGCGCAACCTCTGCATCGATCACGCCCGTAAGCACCAGCGCGCGACCACCCTCTCCCTGCAGCGCCCCCTCGGCCAGGATGACGGCGCCACGCACCAGGACGTGCTCCCCGATCTGAATGCCCGCTCGGCCACCGTGAACCACGAGCGACAGGTCTTCCGCGATCGCCTCGATCACGCCCTCCAGCAACTCCCCGAGGACCAACGCGAGGTCTTCCTGCTGCGCGAGATCTCCGGACTCAAATTTCGCGAAATCGCCACCCTCCTCGACTGCCCCGAACCCACCATCAAAAGCCGCATGCGCTACGCCCTGGAGTCCCTGCGCGGTGAACTCGCCGAATTTCGCCAGGAAAGCTTCGACGCCGATGAAGCCGGAGAGGTTCTGCCATGA
- a CDS encoding endonuclease I family protein gives MRHTTRLGVIALCVALLNACSADPTNEPDADLIITEDTGIEDAGDSDLLDTDTDVPDTEVPDADIEEPDADDSDAGESPEPWSCAPELSLEDGRYNDLNDLSDVELIAELHERVDGHTGYTYRAARDLMYAEVDGIDTQLDGFIHCPYTGRTATPNGSRTPDNFNTEHSWPRSNGAGSFPAEGDIHHLFPTYMPSNSARSSYEFGHTDCAGGCSWSEGGSKLGPSTDSRTEPVFEVRMQNRGDIARAHFYFSVRYELSIPPQEEAVLRQWNCQDPPDDWERLRNDRVEAVQDNRNPFIDRPDFVDQIADF, from the coding sequence ATGCGTCACACCACGCGCCTCGGCGTCATTGCCCTTTGTGTTGCACTCCTCAACGCCTGCTCCGCCGACCCGACCAACGAGCCCGACGCTGATCTCATCATCACCGAAGACACCGGCATCGAAGACGCCGGCGACAGCGATCTTCTCGACACCGATACCGATGTTCCGGACACCGAAGTCCCCGACGCCGACATTGAAGAGCCGGATGCTGATGATTCCGACGCCGGCGAGTCTCCCGAGCCCTGGAGTTGTGCCCCGGAACTGAGTCTGGAGGATGGGCGATATAATGATCTCAACGACCTTAGCGATGTTGAGCTCATCGCCGAGCTCCACGAGCGTGTCGACGGCCACACCGGGTACACCTATCGCGCCGCCCGCGACCTGATGTACGCCGAAGTCGACGGCATCGACACCCAACTCGACGGGTTCATTCACTGTCCCTACACCGGGCGCACCGCCACCCCCAACGGCTCCCGCACCCCCGATAACTTCAATACCGAACACTCCTGGCCCCGCTCCAACGGCGCCGGCTCCTTCCCGGCCGAAGGTGACATCCACCACCTCTTCCCCACCTACATGCCCTCCAACAGCGCACGCTCCAGCTACGAGTTCGGCCACACCGACTGCGCCGGCGGCTGCTCCTGGTCGGAGGGCGGCTCCAAACTGGGCCCCTCCACCGATTCACGCACCGAGCCGGTCTTTGAGGTCCGCATGCAGAACCGCGGTGATATTGCCCGCGCCCACTTCTACTTCTCGGTGCGCTACGAACTCTCCATCCCCCCGCAGGAAGAAGCCGTGCTACGCCAGTGGAACTGCCAGGATCCCCCCGACGACTGGGAACGACTGCGCAACGACCGCGTCGAGGCCGTCCAGGACAACCGCAACCCCTTCATCGATCGCCCCGACTTCGTCGACCAGATCGCCGACTTCTAA
- a CDS encoding endonuclease I family protein: protein MRHTYPIGLLVTLAILANACSADTTLEPDTDLIIIADVGPEDTGDSDLADTDTDRPDTDTPDADADADEPDADADEPDADEPDADADQPDTDPDEPWSCAPDLNLDDARYNDLNDLSDQALIDALFQKVDDHTWYDYQNARNFMYDPEGGIDVQADGLLHCPYTGTTATPGYAVINGVTEPDRTPDDFNTEHSWPRSDGANVDPAEGDIHHLFPTDSRSNSYRGNFEFGNTDCSGSSCTWDSGVGTKLGTSNDGRGRVFEVRMQNRGDMARAHFYFSVRYGLSIDSQEEAVLRQWNCQDPPDDWERLRNDRVEVVQNNRNPFVDRPDFVDQIADF, encoded by the coding sequence ATGCGTCACACCTACCCTATCGGCCTCCTCGTCACGCTCGCCATCTTGGCCAACGCCTGCTCTGCCGACACGACCCTTGAGCCCGACACCGATCTCATCATCATCGCCGACGTCGGCCCCGAAGACACCGGTGACAGCGATCTCGCCGACACCGACACCGATCGGCCGGATACCGACACTCCTGACGCCGACGCCGACGCCGACGAACCTGACGCCGACGCCGACGAACCCGATGCCGACGAACCTGACGCCGACGCCGACCAGCCCGACACTGACCCTGACGAGCCTTGGAGCTGCGCCCCCGATCTCAATCTGGACGACGCCCGCTACAACGATCTCAACGACCTGAGCGACCAGGCCCTGATCGACGCGCTCTTCCAGAAGGTCGATGACCACACCTGGTACGACTACCAGAACGCCCGCAACTTCATGTACGACCCCGAAGGCGGCATCGATGTGCAGGCCGACGGACTGCTCCACTGCCCCTACACCGGGACCACCGCCACCCCGGGCTACGCAGTGATCAACGGGGTGACCGAGCCCGATCGCACCCCCGACGACTTCAACACCGAACACTCCTGGCCCCGCTCCGACGGCGCCAACGTCGATCCAGCCGAAGGCGACATCCACCACCTCTTCCCCACCGACTCCCGCTCCAACAGCTACCGGGGCAACTTCGAGTTCGGCAACACCGACTGCTCCGGCTCCAGCTGCACCTGGGACAGCGGCGTCGGCACCAAGCTCGGCACCTCCAACGACGGGCGAGGCCGGGTCTTTGAGGTGCGGATGCAGAATCGCGGCGACATGGCCCGTGCTCACTTCTACTTCTCGGTGCGCTACGGCCTCTCCATCGATTCGCAGGAAGAAGCCGTGCTGCGTCAGTGGAATTGCCAGGATCCCCCCGACGACTGGGAGCGACTGCGTAACGACCGCGTCGAAGTCGTCCAGAACAACCGCAACCCCTTCGTCGACCGACCCGACTTCGTCGATCAGATCGCCGACTTCTAG
- a CDS encoding endonuclease I family protein, with product MLLRSLLLSPSLLLVIALSACVDPQAGTLPPDTDLPDLGTPDAGDDVDADTDAPQDTDPRSDADDSGPTEPAPPEPWSCDPDLDLNDRRYRHLDALGDEEFERGLFNMVDGHRAFYYSTARGYLFNDIEPREDGKIECAYTARRVEPDGSNTPGGLNTEHVWPQSRGADEEPARSDLHHLFPVDAGANSARSNHPYGTTSCSGNACPWHESGSERGPATDGRDPVFEVRPSTRGNVARAMFYFALRYELPIESREEAVLRQWHCEDPPDDFERQRNDLIQMLQSNRNPFVDRPDFVDRFDDF from the coding sequence ATGCTGTTGCGTTCTCTGCTCCTCTCCCCCTCGCTGCTCCTCGTCATCGCGCTGAGCGCCTGCGTCGACCCCCAGGCCGGCACGCTCCCCCCTGATACCGACCTCCCCGACCTCGGCACGCCCGACGCCGGCGATGACGTCGACGCCGACACCGACGCCCCTCAGGACACCGATCCCCGGTCAGACGCCGACGACAGCGGCCCCACCGAACCCGCGCCTCCCGAGCCCTGGTCCTGCGATCCCGATCTCGACTTAAACGATCGACGCTACCGCCATCTCGACGCGCTCGGCGACGAAGAGTTTGAGCGCGGCCTCTTCAACATGGTCGACGGCCACCGCGCCTTCTACTACTCCACCGCCCGCGGCTACCTGTTTAACGACATCGAACCCCGGGAAGACGGCAAGATCGAGTGCGCCTACACCGCCCGCCGCGTCGAACCCGACGGCTCCAACACCCCGGGAGGCCTCAACACCGAGCACGTCTGGCCCCAGAGTCGGGGCGCCGATGAAGAACCCGCCCGAAGCGATCTTCATCATCTCTTCCCCGTCGACGCGGGCGCCAACTCCGCGCGCAGCAACCACCCCTACGGCACCACCTCCTGCTCCGGCAACGCCTGCCCCTGGCACGAGAGTGGCTCGGAACGGGGCCCCGCCACCGATGGCCGCGACCCGGTCTTCGAAGTCCGCCCGAGCACCCGCGGCAACGTCGCGCGCGCCATGTTCTACTTCGCGCTGCGCTACGAACTCCCCATCGAAAGCCGCGAGGAAGCCGTGCTGCGCCAGTGGCACTGCGAAGATCCCCCCGATGACTTCGAACGCCAACGCAACGATCTCATCCAGATGCTCCAGTCCAATCGAAATCCCTTCGTCGACCGACCCGACTTCGTCGATCGCTTCGATGATTTTTAA
- a CDS encoding transglycosylase SLT domain-containing protein, giving the protein MIRLITALTLLTTGLLALPQAHAQHARGEAPPTRLAQSTPREAGNSARFRVIERFPGSEPEPLEIPTVAPGTPFAPVIEEVERDNWTSAHRKLQEPRLQELLADEPRMTFLAAYVALEAGHPRVALQHLQNLDDDLEVLADYVHFLHARAALKADDAHTATLQAAAVPPESLLFPDALRLLASALQKANQPEDRERAIEVLSLYIKSYPRTAGALAAREELAGLLEARAEPQKAIEHYLAIRKHNPLSNAATRATARLQALDAHLSQAQRRQLDDASPARALALAQARFDRHQSERVIRDLNAALPRWPEDASQRCEALYLIGRSHTKLRQHSDAIPVYERILNQCKDTEWELRALYLGGRARWNTGDRMGALSLFERIWEEHPDHSYADDAMYFAGRILRSEDRLDEARARLTAQLQRYPEGDMAKDAHWLLVREFFDKDDFQSVIDHVDNLQDTGEDDLYTRGRLHYFRARALHQAGRTDEATRAWLQVAQAHPMSYYALLSFNQLARVRGDHPRADLCTSLGPACADTLPPRQDAAPLPLPDALKDDPGFLKGSHLLALGLSQLARNELTALRKRHRSDHPTLWALASLLDAAHAYPLSHDLARRHIDGWMDAYPSETTRRMWSIAYPTPFKDALTRYAEERGLNPAIVYAIMREESGFNPRIESWANARGLLQLIEPTARRIAQKDGLHDFSFDLLFNPTLNIRLGTAYMRELADQTQNHPALIIAGYNGGFGNVSTWLENFGHEELDLFVENIPFGQTRDYTKRVLMSFWIYSYLYSEARVPALSFNLR; this is encoded by the coding sequence ATGATCCGCCTCATCACCGCGCTCACCCTCCTGACCACAGGCCTCCTGGCGCTCCCCCAGGCCCACGCCCAGCACGCCCGCGGCGAGGCACCGCCCACCCGGCTCGCTCAGTCCACACCGCGAGAGGCGGGCAACAGCGCGCGCTTTCGTGTCATTGAGCGCTTCCCCGGCAGCGAACCCGAACCGCTCGAGATCCCCACCGTCGCCCCGGGAACCCCTTTCGCTCCGGTCATCGAAGAGGTCGAGCGCGACAACTGGACTTCCGCCCACCGAAAGCTCCAGGAACCCCGCCTCCAGGAACTTCTGGCCGACGAACCCCGCATGACCTTTCTGGCCGCCTACGTCGCTCTAGAGGCCGGCCATCCCCGCGTCGCTCTCCAACATCTTCAGAACCTGGACGACGACCTCGAAGTGCTCGCCGACTATGTGCACTTCCTCCACGCCCGCGCGGCGCTCAAAGCCGATGACGCACACACCGCCACCCTCCAGGCCGCGGCCGTCCCCCCCGAGAGCCTCCTCTTCCCCGACGCACTACGCCTTTTGGCCAGCGCCCTTCAGAAGGCCAACCAGCCCGAAGATCGCGAACGCGCCATCGAAGTCCTCTCCCTCTACATTAAGTCCTACCCCCGCACCGCCGGCGCCCTGGCTGCACGTGAGGAGCTCGCCGGACTGCTGGAGGCCCGCGCTGAACCTCAAAAAGCCATCGAGCACTACCTGGCCATCCGCAAGCACAACCCCTTAAGCAACGCGGCCACCCGCGCCACCGCGCGCCTTCAGGCCCTCGATGCCCACCTCTCCCAGGCCCAGCGCCGCCAACTCGACGACGCCTCCCCCGCACGCGCCCTGGCCCTGGCTCAGGCTCGCTTCGACCGCCACCAGAGCGAGCGCGTCATCCGCGACCTCAACGCCGCCCTCCCCCGCTGGCCCGAAGACGCCTCCCAGCGCTGCGAGGCCCTCTACCTGATCGGCCGCTCCCACACCAAGCTCCGCCAGCACTCCGACGCCATCCCCGTCTACGAGCGCATCCTCAACCAGTGCAAAGACACCGAGTGGGAGCTGCGCGCGCTCTACCTGGGCGGCCGCGCCCGCTGGAACACCGGCGACCGCATGGGCGCCCTCTCCCTCTTTGAGCGCATCTGGGAGGAACACCCCGACCACTCCTACGCCGATGACGCCATGTACTTTGCCGGACGCATCCTGCGCTCCGAAGATCGCCTCGACGAGGCCCGCGCCCGCCTGACCGCGCAGCTTCAACGCTACCCCGAGGGCGACATGGCCAAAGACGCGCACTGGCTGCTCGTGCGCGAGTTCTTCGATAAAGACGACTTCCAGTCCGTCATCGACCACGTCGATAACCTCCAGGACACCGGCGAAGACGACCTCTACACCCGGGGCCGCCTGCACTACTTCCGTGCCCGCGCCCTCCACCAGGCCGGACGCACCGACGAGGCCACCCGCGCCTGGCTCCAGGTCGCGCAAGCCCACCCCATGAGCTACTACGCGCTCTTGAGCTTCAACCAGCTCGCCAGAGTCCGGGGCGACCACCCCCGGGCCGATCTCTGCACCTCCCTGGGACCGGCCTGCGCAGACACACTCCCCCCCCGTCAGGACGCCGCCCCGCTGCCCCTGCCTGACGCCCTCAAAGACGACCCGGGCTTTCTCAAAGGCTCCCACCTGCTGGCCCTCGGCCTGAGCCAACTCGCCAGAAACGAGCTCACCGCCCTGCGCAAACGCCATCGCTCCGACCACCCCACCCTCTGGGCTCTGGCCTCCCTCCTCGATGCCGCCCACGCCTACCCCCTCTCCCACGACCTGGCCCGACGCCACATCGACGGCTGGATGGACGCCTACCCCTCCGAAACCACCCGCCGCATGTGGTCCATCGCCTATCCCACACCCTTCAAGGATGCCCTCACCCGCTATGCCGAAGAGCGCGGCCTGAACCCGGCCATCGTCTACGCCATCATGCGCGAAGAAAGCGGCTTTAACCCCCGCATCGAGAGCTGGGCCAACGCCCGCGGCCTCCTCCAGCTCATCGAGCCCACCGCCCGGCGCATCGCGCAAAAAGACGGCCTCCACGACTTCTCCTTCGACCTTCTCTTCAACCCCACCCTCAACATCCGCCTGGGCACCGCCTACATGCGCGAGCTCGCCGACCAGACCCAGAACCACCCCGCCCTCATCATCGCCGGCTATAACGGCGGCTTTGGAAACGTCTCCACCTGGCTGGAGAACTTCGGCCACGAGGAGCTCGACCTCTTTGTCGAAAACATCCCCTTCGGTCAAACCCGCGACTACACCAAACGCGTGCTCATGAGCTTCTGGATCTACAGCTACCTCTACTCCGAGGCCCGCGTACCCGCGCTCTCCTTTAACCTTCGTTGA
- the malQ gene encoding 4-alpha-glucanotransferase has product MGSWERSSGVLLHPTSLPGPDGVGSLGRYARRWVDRLEEAGQRWWQVLPLNPPGHGGSPYSASSAFAGNAMLIDLEALVEAGWLASSELKVYRALCARGQSERFDVDVIGEAKGELLELAYRGWRGGGGESGVGYQKFVQGASGWLEDYALYTALKERHEGRSWQAWPAPLVRRDPEAVEEAQRGLSARMERVRFEQWVFSEQWKTLKAYAAERGVCVLGDVPIFVAMDSAEVWASRDLFELGADGAPEAVAGVPPDYFSETGQRWGNPLYDWGRMAERGYDWWVGRVRQVMTMVDALRIDHFRGFESYWRIPADAPTAVDGRWVKGPGGAVFKAIEEALGEVPMVAEDLGIITEKVRALRDELGLMGMRVMQFGFEGEEDHPFLPHTYPRHCAAYTGTHDNDTTQGWYESLDELGKHGVRTYVSHADEGIVWAMIEMLWASKADLVVVPVQDLFELGSQARMNVPGVAEDNWNWRMSEAMLEDEPVYERLGRLTRECRRRGKGK; this is encoded by the coding sequence ATGGGTTCGTGGGAGCGATCATCGGGGGTGTTGTTGCATCCGACGAGTTTGCCGGGGCCGGATGGGGTGGGCAGCCTGGGGCGTTATGCGCGTCGGTGGGTGGATCGGCTGGAGGAGGCCGGGCAGCGCTGGTGGCAGGTGTTGCCCTTGAACCCGCCGGGGCACGGGGGATCGCCTTATTCGGCAAGTTCGGCGTTTGCGGGCAATGCGATGCTGATCGATCTGGAGGCGTTGGTGGAGGCGGGGTGGCTGGCGTCGTCGGAGCTCAAGGTGTATCGGGCGCTGTGCGCGCGGGGGCAGTCGGAGCGCTTTGATGTGGATGTGATCGGGGAGGCCAAGGGGGAGCTTCTGGAGTTGGCGTATCGGGGCTGGCGAGGTGGCGGGGGCGAGTCGGGGGTGGGGTATCAGAAGTTTGTGCAGGGGGCGTCGGGGTGGTTGGAGGATTATGCGCTCTACACGGCGTTGAAGGAGCGTCATGAGGGGCGAAGCTGGCAGGCGTGGCCGGCGCCGCTGGTGCGGCGAGATCCGGAGGCGGTGGAGGAGGCGCAGCGCGGGCTTTCGGCGCGGATGGAGCGGGTGCGTTTTGAGCAGTGGGTGTTTTCGGAGCAGTGGAAGACGTTAAAGGCGTATGCGGCCGAGCGCGGGGTCTGTGTGTTGGGCGATGTGCCGATTTTTGTAGCGATGGACAGCGCGGAGGTCTGGGCGAGTCGCGACCTGTTTGAGCTGGGCGCCGATGGGGCTCCGGAGGCGGTGGCCGGGGTGCCGCCGGACTATTTTTCGGAGACCGGGCAGCGCTGGGGCAACCCGCTCTATGACTGGGGGCGGATGGCGGAGCGGGGGTACGACTGGTGGGTGGGGCGTGTGAGGCAGGTGATGACGATGGTGGATGCGCTGCGCATCGATCATTTTCGGGGGTTTGAGTCGTACTGGCGGATTCCGGCGGACGCGCCCACGGCGGTGGATGGACGGTGGGTCAAGGGGCCGGGAGGCGCGGTGTTTAAGGCGATCGAAGAGGCGCTGGGGGAGGTGCCGATGGTGGCCGAAGACCTGGGGATCATCACCGAAAAGGTTCGTGCGCTTCGCGACGAGCTGGGGCTGATGGGGATGCGGGTGATGCAGTTTGGGTTTGAGGGGGAGGAGGATCATCCCTTTTTGCCGCATACCTATCCGCGCCATTGCGCGGCGTATACCGGCACTCACGATAATGACACGACGCAGGGGTGGTATGAGAGTCTGGATGAGCTGGGGAAGCATGGTGTGCGTACGTACGTCTCGCATGCCGATGAGGGGATTGTGTGGGCGATGATCGAGATGTTGTGGGCGTCGAAAGCCGATCTGGTGGTGGTGCCGGTGCAGGATCTCTTTGAGCTCGGGAGTCAGGCGCGGATGAATGTGCCCGGAGTAGCCGAGGACAACTGGAACTGGCGGATGAGCGAGGCGATGCTGGAAGATGAGCCGGTCTATGAGCGGCTGGGGCGGTTGACGAGGGAGTGTCGGCGCCGGGGCAAGGGGAAGTAA
- a CDS encoding secondary thiamine-phosphate synthase enzyme YjbQ, translating into MIVRWVHETQGQGMYEITDEVARVVASSGMEEGLCTLFVRHTSASLTIQENADPSARRDLERWLKRLVPENDSLYTHTAEGPDDMPSHIKAALTSTSLGIPIDGGRLVLGRWQGIFLWEHRDGPMQRELVVHVGA; encoded by the coding sequence ATGATCGTACGATGGGTGCACGAGACGCAGGGGCAGGGGATGTATGAGATCACCGACGAGGTGGCGCGGGTGGTGGCCAGCTCGGGAATGGAGGAGGGGCTTTGCACGCTCTTTGTGCGGCATACCTCGGCGAGTTTGACGATTCAGGAGAACGCCGACCCTTCGGCACGCCGCGATCTGGAGCGGTGGCTGAAGCGGCTGGTGCCGGAAAATGATTCGCTTTACACGCATACGGCCGAGGGGCCCGATGATATGCCTTCGCATATTAAGGCGGCTCTGACGTCAACGAGTCTGGGAATCCCGATTGACGGGGGGCGTCTGGTGCTGGGGCGCTGGCAGGGGATCTTTTTGTGGGAGCATCGGGATGGCCCGATGCAGCGCGAGCTTGTGGTGCACGTAGGTGCGTAG
- a CDS encoding DUF3943 domain-containing protein produces the protein MGAVCGEVGVRWLSRGGRLNRWWIGVGVMLAMLAPGSASQAEEGLVAEPAEPGDMAIREGEAAPGAEGTQLFVSVRDRQREPGWAARTCGALQTSVAAECLALPQRQLIKMDRGVRLARRSGRYRYHVRLERLEDGALSVEVLDWALYERDEPVVFEAMRLPGEGGELGWVERTLYDHVLQSPVEEPRGASPRYGRATLEVGAALGVGTAWYWLNTDINATDWDYTLSTQVERHRSFAGWRMDSNEMYLNSPLHPVAGGVYYTLARANDLPLWESFVAAMLATLIWEVAVEYKEIVSLNDLVLTGVAGVPLGEAYYQLGHYFRRSSATPVNRALAWVFGAPSQFHDWADGRGVSPSGELDAMGWPSDSWRRFRLRLGAGAATPRARWEGGTPEGARQDVHLEAGSELVFLPGYRSAGRQFGWEVGTLATRLRGEFAGGTAGVHRWGFEGGVDLAGWYGQSMLRGEDGGRGLGAFLGTGMGFRHEEHVYGDELDRFGMMHLPGVVAEHWGARGRVGWRLRYGISPDFSAIDSRVLPEYAPDGNMEGQRGSLAEGYYFGWGLTQELGLELDIARVHVRADWRQHRVWSIQGVDRLQESIEDELELYDRVDVGRLELMSSWPVERVRLGTVLERRGRLGRIDDRERRVQEWRGMWMFELVY, from the coding sequence ATGGGCGCAGTGTGCGGTGAGGTAGGTGTGCGGTGGTTGAGCCGCGGAGGGCGCCTGAATAGATGGTGGATCGGGGTAGGGGTGATGCTGGCGATGCTGGCCCCCGGGAGTGCTTCGCAGGCCGAAGAGGGGCTGGTGGCGGAGCCGGCAGAACCCGGGGATATGGCGATCCGGGAGGGCGAGGCGGCGCCGGGTGCAGAAGGGACCCAGCTTTTTGTGTCGGTGCGGGATCGTCAGCGCGAGCCGGGGTGGGCGGCGCGCACCTGCGGGGCCCTGCAGACGAGTGTGGCCGCGGAGTGTCTGGCGTTGCCGCAACGACAGCTTATTAAGATGGATCGGGGGGTGAGGTTGGCGCGGCGTTCGGGGCGCTACCGCTATCACGTGCGTTTGGAACGTCTGGAAGACGGGGCGCTGAGTGTGGAGGTGTTGGACTGGGCCCTGTATGAGCGCGATGAGCCGGTGGTGTTTGAGGCGATGCGTCTGCCGGGGGAGGGTGGCGAGCTGGGATGGGTAGAGCGCACCCTGTACGACCATGTACTGCAGAGCCCGGTGGAGGAGCCCCGGGGAGCTTCGCCCCGTTACGGGCGAGCGACGCTGGAGGTTGGCGCGGCGCTGGGGGTTGGTACGGCCTGGTATTGGTTGAACACCGATATTAACGCGACGGATTGGGATTACACGCTGTCTACGCAGGTGGAACGCCATCGCAGCTTTGCAGGCTGGAGGATGGATTCCAACGAGATGTACCTGAACTCGCCGCTGCATCCGGTGGCGGGAGGCGTGTACTACACGCTGGCACGGGCCAATGACCTGCCGCTGTGGGAGTCGTTTGTGGCCGCGATGCTGGCGACACTGATCTGGGAGGTCGCGGTTGAGTATAAGGAGATCGTCAGTCTCAACGATCTGGTGTTGACCGGCGTGGCCGGGGTGCCGTTGGGGGAGGCATACTACCAGCTGGGGCATTATTTCAGGCGCAGTTCGGCGACGCCCGTCAATCGGGCGTTGGCCTGGGTGTTTGGGGCGCCCTCACAGTTTCATGACTGGGCTGATGGACGAGGTGTATCGCCTTCGGGAGAACTCGACGCGATGGGGTGGCCGAGTGATTCGTGGCGGCGGTTTCGGTTGCGCCTGGGGGCGGGAGCCGCCACGCCGCGGGCCCGCTGGGAGGGGGGAACGCCGGAGGGGGCGCGTCAGGATGTGCACCTGGAGGCGGGTTCGGAGCTGGTGTTTTTGCCGGGCTATCGGAGTGCCGGGCGGCAGTTCGGCTGGGAGGTGGGGACCCTGGCGACCCGGTTGCGAGGGGAGTTTGCCGGGGGGACGGCCGGAGTGCATCGATGGGGATTTGAGGGGGGCGTGGATCTGGCCGGGTGGTATGGGCAGTCGATGTTGCGTGGTGAAGATGGCGGGCGCGGGCTGGGCGCGTTTCTGGGCACCGGGATGGGGTTTCGTCACGAGGAGCATGTTTATGGAGACGAACTCGATCGTTTTGGGATGATGCATCTTCCCGGGGTTGTCGCCGAGCACTGGGGCGCGCGTGGGCGGGTGGGGTGGCGGCTGCGCTATGGGATCTCGCCGGATTTTTCGGCGATCGATTCGCGCGTGCTGCCGGAGTATGCGCCGGATGGCAACATGGAGGGACAACGCGGGTCGTTGGCCGAGGGTTACTATTTTGGGTGGGGACTGACTCAGGAGCTGGGCCTGGAGTTGGATATTGCCCGGGTCCATGTTCGGGCGGATTGGCGGCAGCATCGGGTCTGGTCGATTCAGGGCGTCGATCGGTTGCAGGAGTCGATCGAGGATGAGCTTGAACTCTACGACAGGGTTGATGTGGGGCGGTTGGAGCTGATGAGTTCGTGGCCTGTGGAGCGTGTGCGCCTGGGGACGGTGTTGGAGCGGCGTGGGCGCCTGGGGAGGATTGATGATCGGGAGCGTCGGGTGCAGGAGTGGCGGGGGATGTGGATGTTTGAGCTGGTGTACTAA
- a CDS encoding enoyl-CoA hydratase/isomerase family protein, with amino-acid sequence MGDEVSSMVVRCEERADGAVWWVEIAREERLNAVNFEVMEALETLLDRAERCATLRVLVVGGSGRAFASGGDLQAFADLRTREDAEAMSGRMRRILERLEALACWTVARVNGDAYGGGVELMLAFDLCVVAAGAQLGLTQGRFALTPGWGGLTRLVEKVGRHRALQWLGLAAVVGAEEAQRCGLVEEVVPNEALDARVMALAESFLESDPAVWRALKVGAGRAARQERERAMAGEFEAFCDLWAAEAHWERVERFMARKKKERV; translated from the coding sequence ATGGGTGACGAGGTGAGTTCGATGGTGGTGCGATGCGAGGAGCGGGCAGACGGTGCGGTGTGGTGGGTGGAGATCGCCCGCGAGGAGCGTTTGAACGCGGTCAATTTTGAGGTGATGGAGGCGTTGGAGACGCTGCTGGATCGGGCTGAGCGCTGTGCAACGTTGAGGGTTCTGGTGGTCGGCGGGTCTGGGCGGGCGTTTGCGTCGGGAGGGGATCTTCAGGCGTTCGCCGACCTTCGGACGCGTGAGGATGCCGAGGCGATGTCGGGACGGATGCGTCGGATTCTGGAGCGCCTGGAGGCGTTGGCGTGCTGGACCGTGGCCCGGGTCAATGGCGACGCCTACGGCGGCGGGGTGGAGTTGATGTTGGCCTTTGATCTGTGTGTGGTGGCGGCCGGGGCGCAGCTGGGGCTGACGCAGGGAAGGTTCGCGTTGACGCCGGGGTGGGGCGGGTTGACGAGGCTGGTTGAGAAGGTGGGGCGACATCGCGCGCTGCAGTGGTTGGGGCTGGCCGCGGTGGTCGGGGCTGAAGAGGCCCAGCGCTGCGGGCTGGTGGAGGAAGTCGTTCCGAATGAGGCGTTGGATGCGCGGGTGATGGCGTTGGCCGAGAGCTTTCTGGAGAGCGACCCGGCGGTATGGCGAGCGCTGAAGGTAGGGGCCGGGCGGGCGGCGCGTCAGGAGCGCGAGCGCGCGATGGCGGGAGAGTTCGAGGCGTTTTGCGATCTCTGGGCGGCGGAAGCGCACTGGGAGCGGGTGGAGCGCTTTATGGCGCGGAAGAAGAAAGAGCGAGTGTAA